One segment of Anopheles stephensi strain Indian chromosome 3, UCI_ANSTEP_V1.0, whole genome shotgun sequence DNA contains the following:
- the LOC118512811 gene encoding RNA polymerase II degradation factor 1-like → MKLLTGVGLLVVGLVGSALFGGSHCAPQQQGQNPKSNFLVGEQSSGRVGTVEINSNSAFNARTTSNAVMNQPQVQSRPKLVTIQQPRPAPQFVPQVVSNPVQRVQSVPVQQQQSQYERELAQYRQALIAYQQQMATPQPQIQTRFYQPEQYMEPQPYQPYQPYQPQPLQPRPYAPQPYAPQPVYQPYSPYSQPGSWYSMPFGVSARPSSSSSLFGGLTDGFRSLTSGFGLGGIGLGILG, encoded by the exons ATGAAGCTGCTGACGGGCGTTGGGCTGCTCGTGGTAGGGCTCGTGGGTAGTGCACTGTTCGGTGGTAGTCACTGTGCGCCTCAGCAACAAG GCCAAAATCCTAAATCGAACTTTCTCGTGGGTGAACAATCGTCCGGTCGGGTTGGTACGGTGGAAATCAACAGCAATTCTG CTTTCAACGCAAGGACAACATCGAACGCTGTTATGAACCAACCACAAGTACAATCCCGACCGAAACTGGTAACGATACAGCAACCTCGCCCAGCGCCTCAATTTGTGCCTCAAGTTGTATCGAACCCGGTACAAAGGGTGCAATCGGTTCCCgtgcagcaacaacagtcACAGTACGAGCGTGAGCTAGCCCAGTACCGGCAGGCACTGATCGCTTACCAGCAGCAGATGGCCACTCCACAGCCCCAAATACAGACCCGCTTCTACCAGCCGGAACAGTACATGGAGCCACAGCCATACCAACCTTATCAGCCTTATCAACCACAACCATTGCAACCACGACCATACGCTCCACAACCATACGCACCGCAGCCAGTCTACCAGCCCTACTCACCCTACTCGCAACCCGGCAGCTGGTACAGTATGCCGTTTGGAGTGTCCGCTCGTCCATCGTCAAGCTCAA GTCTGTTTGGTGGTCTTACGGATGGTTTCCGCAGCCTTACGAGTGGGTTCGGACTCGGTGGGATAGGTTTGGGAATTTTAGGCTGA